Proteins co-encoded in one Chitinispirillum alkaliphilum genomic window:
- a CDS encoding DNA repair protein RecN produces MIRELRIKNIALIKELSLQFEEGFSVFTGETGAGKSILIGSIGLLLGERASTEIIRSGSTEAEVSGVFEFSAISPSTESVLDEMGISAEDMQIIIRRTISQNGRNRVFINQNPVPLSSLKRLGNHLIDLHGQHEHQSLMSEPQHIAFVDKLPGVGQIKQDYQHCYTLFVSAKEELQSAKENAKKLLEKKELLEFQFSELSKLKLQPGEESELENELSLLTSSAERISCVSEIGDLLNSGDSALKRLSQIRKKLDTLCKFDSAAQPWISDIENMISVCGDLEMFCDSYLSKTSQANPARIEFINSRLAKIQKLKKKYFCSLEELIEKRDNIANDLSQIENISFEEERLQEKLKQAEAVCKSAGEKLRHKRLEKVAGFDNGITSKMEKLGFTGGEWKTELQPLEKPGPDGLDYIRFTVKTNAGEEFLPLCKCASGGEISRLMLAIKSILSEQDEIPVLIFDEIDTGIGGVVAVEVANALYALSKTHQIFCISHLHQIASIADNHYVVNKTLHEQRTHTVVRKLSDKEKVAEISRMLGDDSEISKQHALELLKKKSKV; encoded by the coding sequence ATGATTCGTGAATTACGCATTAAAAATATTGCCCTCATAAAAGAACTCAGTCTCCAGTTTGAGGAGGGGTTTTCGGTCTTTACCGGAGAAACCGGAGCAGGAAAATCGATACTTATTGGCTCCATAGGTCTGTTACTGGGAGAACGGGCATCAACGGAGATTATCAGAAGCGGCAGCACAGAAGCTGAAGTCAGCGGTGTATTTGAATTTTCCGCAATCTCACCCTCAACAGAATCAGTACTCGATGAAATGGGTATATCTGCAGAAGATATGCAGATTATTATCAGGCGAACTATATCTCAAAATGGCAGAAACAGGGTTTTTATCAACCAAAATCCCGTTCCCCTCTCCTCACTTAAGAGATTAGGGAATCATCTGATTGATCTTCATGGTCAACATGAACACCAGTCACTGATGAGCGAACCACAGCATATTGCCTTTGTAGACAAGCTACCGGGAGTGGGTCAGATTAAACAGGATTATCAACATTGTTACACCCTGTTCGTTTCTGCAAAAGAGGAACTCCAGTCGGCAAAAGAAAATGCAAAAAAACTTCTGGAGAAAAAAGAGCTGCTTGAGTTTCAGTTTTCTGAGTTGAGTAAACTTAAACTTCAGCCCGGTGAAGAGTCGGAATTAGAAAACGAACTATCGCTTCTTACCTCAAGCGCTGAGAGGATAAGTTGTGTTTCTGAAATCGGAGACCTTTTAAATTCCGGAGATTCTGCCTTAAAAAGGTTGTCGCAAATCAGGAAAAAACTTGACACATTATGCAAATTTGATTCTGCGGCTCAACCCTGGATATCTGATATCGAAAACATGATTTCGGTTTGCGGTGATCTTGAAATGTTCTGTGATTCTTATCTGAGCAAGACATCTCAGGCAAATCCTGCAAGAATAGAGTTTATCAATTCGAGACTTGCCAAAATTCAAAAGCTGAAGAAAAAATATTTCTGTTCCCTTGAGGAGCTGATCGAAAAAAGAGACAACATAGCAAACGATCTCTCTCAAATCGAAAATATCAGCTTCGAAGAGGAGAGACTACAGGAAAAGCTCAAACAGGCAGAGGCAGTATGCAAAAGCGCAGGAGAAAAATTGCGTCATAAACGTTTGGAAAAAGTTGCCGGTTTCGACAATGGCATAACCTCCAAGATGGAAAAACTTGGTTTTACAGGAGGAGAGTGGAAAACAGAACTGCAGCCTTTGGAAAAACCTGGCCCTGATGGTCTTGACTACATCAGATTTACTGTAAAAACAAATGCCGGAGAGGAGTTTCTTCCACTCTGCAAGTGTGCATCAGGAGGTGAAATTTCAAGATTGATGCTTGCAATAAAGTCGATCCTCTCCGAACAGGATGAGATACCGGTTTTGATTTTTGATGAAATCGATACAGGTATCGGCGGTGTTGTTGCTGTAGAAGTAGCAAACGCCTTGTATGCCCTAAGTAAAACGCATCAGATTTTTTGCATCTCCCACCTTCATCAGATTGCCTCGATTGCAGATAATCATTACGTTGTGAACAAGACCCTTCATGAGCAGCGCACTCACACTGTGGTCAGAAAACTTTCCGACAAAGAAAAAGTGGCCGAAATCAGCCGGATGCTCGGGGACGATTCTGAAATCTCGAAACAGCATGCATTAGAGCTACTGAAGAAGAAATCAAAAGTTTAA
- a CDS encoding NAD kinase, protein MKQISSFGIVAFIESKQVVDVLTRINKLAKQNDYSLLFHPVLKKQLPDTYPFADSVENFISNSDALVSIGGDGTFLSVAHMCRFSQKPVIGVNLGGLGFLTDIGPEDLENSLWEISRGNYQTISRMVLEACITREKKEVCRYHALNDIYINRINTPKLTSISAWYGNDYITDFFADGIIVATPNGSTAYSLSAGGPIVEPTVKAFLLTPICPHSLTERPIILPSEKEIKLLINEKNPDLLLTADGLESVTLQNGDEITVSYGGDTTNLIQLAEQSCFSLLRKKLGWGQGYKQRN, encoded by the coding sequence TTGAAACAGATTTCCTCCTTTGGAATTGTTGCTTTTATCGAATCAAAACAAGTTGTTGATGTTCTCACACGTATCAACAAACTGGCAAAACAAAACGACTATTCACTTTTGTTCCACCCTGTTCTCAAAAAGCAACTTCCGGATACTTATCCATTTGCTGATAGTGTAGAAAATTTTATCAGTAACAGCGATGCTCTTGTCTCTATCGGAGGAGACGGAACCTTTCTGTCTGTGGCACACATGTGCAGGTTTTCCCAGAAACCCGTTATAGGGGTCAATCTCGGGGGACTGGGCTTCCTTACCGATATCGGGCCCGAAGATTTGGAAAACAGTCTTTGGGAAATCAGCAGGGGAAACTATCAGACAATCAGCAGAATGGTGCTGGAAGCATGTATTACAAGAGAGAAAAAGGAAGTATGCAGATATCATGCTCTTAATGACATCTATATAAACAGAATCAACACCCCAAAACTCACCTCCATTTCAGCCTGGTATGGAAATGATTACATAACCGACTTTTTTGCCGATGGGATTATAGTGGCCACACCCAATGGTTCGACTGCATATTCCCTTTCAGCAGGCGGCCCCATTGTGGAACCTACAGTGAAGGCATTTCTTTTGACCCCGATTTGTCCTCACTCCCTGACGGAACGGCCCATAATTTTACCATCGGAAAAAGAGATTAAACTGCTCATAAACGAGAAAAATCCAGACCTTCTTCTCACCGCCGATGGGCTTGAGTCGGTAACGCTGCAAAACGGCGACGAGATAACGGTCTCCTACGGAGGTGATACCACCAATCTGATTCAGCTTGCGGAACAATCCTGTTTTTCTCTTTTGCGCAAAAAACTGGGGTGGGGTCAAGGTTACAAACAACGGAACTAA